AAGAATGGAGATAAAAAAACAGTCTTGGTATGATGAGAGAAATATAAAAGTGATGTTAAATGAAGAAGTTACATCTATTTTAAATGGTGAAAAAGCTGTTATTCTTTCTAATGGAGAGAAATTAAAATATGACTCATTAGTAATAGCTACTGGAGCAAAATGTTTTGTACCTCCATTTGAAAATAAAGACTTAGAGGGTGTAAGAGTAATAAGAGAACTAAAAGAAACTCTTGAAATAAAAGAGGTAGCTAAAAAATGTAAAAATGTAGTAATAATAGGTGGAGGAGTTCTTGGATTAGAAGCTGCTTGGGGAATAAAAAATCTTGGGGCTAATGTAACTGTATTAGAAGTTATGCCAAGAGTATTACCTAGACAATTAGATGAAAGAGGAAGTTCTCTATTAGAAAAGATGATAAAAACTTCAGGAGTAAATATTATGACTGGAGTAGAGATAAAAGGATTTGCAGGAAATGGGAAAGTAGAAAAAGTTCTTTTAAAAGATGGACAGGAGCTAGCAGCAGAACTTGTAATAGTAAGTGCTGGTATACGTTCTAATCTAGAGTTTGCTGTATCTTCTGGAATAAAAATAGAAAGAGGTATAGTAGTAAATGAAAGAATGGAAACATCACTAAAAGATGTATATGCTTGTGGAGATGTAGCTGAATTTAATGGGAAAATAATAGGACTTTGGCAAGTAGCTATGGAGCAAGGAAAAGTGGTAGGTGCGAATATTTGTGGAGAGGAAAAA
This DNA window, taken from Fusobacterium mortiferum ATCC 9817, encodes the following:
- a CDS encoding FAD-dependent oxidoreductase translates to MLVKKWRCTVCDELFDYDKKPATCPVCGVGQELFELVEVEVSENSIAKEIDVVIIGGGVAAVNVADSISAKNKLAKITIISKEGYLPYYRTRLTEILDNDIPMERMEIKKQSWYDERNIKVMLNEEVTSILNGEKAVILSNGEKLKYDSLVIATGAKCFVPPFENKDLEGVRVIRELKETLEIKEVAKKCKNVVIIGGGVLGLEAAWGIKNLGANVTVLEVMPRVLPRQLDERGSSLLEKMIKTSGVNIMTGVEIKGFAGNGKVEKVLLKDGQELAAELVIVSAGIRSNLEFAVSSGIKIERGIVVNERMETSLKDVYACGDVAEFNGKIIGLWQVAMEQGKVVGANICGEEKIYTEQVQPLSFEGMNTQLLSIGEIKCEADCREIVEDYNATRDIYKKFFFQNDILKGVILVGDISKSVAVIKGVREEIRKNQIITKLYN